One segment of Prosthecobacter debontii DNA contains the following:
- a CDS encoding CHASE domain-containing protein produces the protein MPLSANSDAPVRAPAIFALVLGMVVSVLLTMLLLRSREDAWQDEVRRLAQDRTEIIRGQIVRSMEVLHGIVAYFETDREVTRQEFGSFVGQALNRQPELQALAWDPRVPGPERQAWEDRARAEGFSDFHFTEEEREGIFKPARESGEYFPVFYLESLQKNAPALGFNVASEPRRREALELARDTGQPKATAPIRLAQEQASQRGFIVFEPLYQHEAKTVEERRESLLGFATAVFRIGDLIDLSLASAHENGVALSLRDKADGSLLYHQSGARLQGYPAWTTGVDVAGRHWELLFEPTAAFLSWRSDSMPWITLASGMLITLLLFSYLWKSSTQAAEIKRAQKELLTEVGVRKQAEAKAEAASKAKSEFLANMSHEIRTPMNAILGYAQILARDSALPRFHRDAVATILNSGDHLLHLIQEILDLSKIDAGRMDVEKTDFDLAALVREMGAMFQHPCEEKQIGFRIDAPLLDRAMPVHGDEGKLRQVLINLLGNAVKFTHRGRVTLRVTMLDDEGWRFEVEDTGIGISPEAVKRIFEPFLQEAGSRGGTGLGLAIARRQMEILGGEIGVQSELGKGSCFEVQLALPSVVGPGALRTSARELVRLAPGHFVRALVVDDIPENREVLASMLTFIGCEVVLAEHGRQAVEVVRVSRPQIVFMDIRMPEVDGLEATRRILSEFDSEEVKIVATSASALAHERDLCLKAGCDDFVAKPFRAERIYGCLRNLLGVEFEYKDEPLAPDLSDSIDLSQIVLPEELAGRLTMAAELHSATVLKSCLAELEQLGTAGQRLAQHLRGFLASYDMKTIQRVIAQISVS, from the coding sequence ATGCCCCTTTCTGCCAACTCGGATGCTCCGGTCAGGGCACCGGCGATTTTTGCGCTGGTGCTCGGGATGGTCGTGAGCGTTCTACTGACGATGCTGCTCCTCAGGTCGCGGGAGGATGCTTGGCAGGATGAGGTGCGGAGGCTGGCGCAGGACCGCACCGAGATTATTCGTGGTCAGATTGTCAGATCCATGGAGGTGCTGCATGGCATCGTCGCCTACTTCGAGACCGACAGGGAGGTGACTCGGCAGGAGTTCGGCTCCTTTGTGGGCCAGGCCTTGAATCGACAACCCGAACTGCAAGCTCTGGCTTGGGACCCCCGCGTGCCGGGACCGGAACGCCAGGCGTGGGAAGATCGTGCCCGCGCAGAAGGCTTCTCCGACTTTCATTTCACCGAAGAAGAACGGGAAGGGATTTTCAAACCCGCGCGTGAGAGCGGTGAGTATTTTCCCGTGTTTTATCTGGAGAGTCTGCAGAAAAATGCTCCAGCGTTGGGCTTCAATGTCGCTTCTGAGCCTCGTCGTCGCGAAGCCTTGGAACTGGCCCGCGATACCGGACAACCGAAAGCGACTGCGCCCATTCGACTGGCCCAGGAACAGGCAAGTCAGCGCGGATTCATCGTCTTCGAACCCCTCTATCAACACGAAGCGAAGACGGTGGAGGAGCGGCGCGAATCTTTGTTAGGCTTTGCGACAGCCGTATTCCGTATCGGTGATCTGATCGATTTGTCTCTGGCCAGCGCCCATGAAAATGGGGTGGCCTTGTCGCTACGAGATAAGGCGGATGGCAGTCTGCTTTATCATCAGTCTGGGGCACGGCTACAGGGATATCCCGCATGGACCACGGGAGTGGATGTGGCCGGGCGGCATTGGGAGCTCCTGTTTGAGCCCACCGCTGCTTTTTTGAGCTGGCGTTCAGACTCGATGCCCTGGATCACTCTCGCCTCGGGAATGCTCATCACCCTGTTGCTTTTCAGTTACCTCTGGAAAAGCTCCACTCAAGCAGCCGAGATCAAACGGGCACAAAAAGAACTGCTGACTGAAGTGGGGGTGCGTAAGCAAGCGGAAGCCAAGGCGGAGGCGGCCAGCAAGGCGAAGTCTGAGTTTCTGGCCAACATGAGCCACGAGATCCGCACACCGATGAATGCCATCCTGGGGTATGCGCAAATCCTGGCCAGGGATAGCGCCCTGCCTCGCTTCCATCGAGATGCGGTGGCGACGATCCTGAACAGCGGTGATCATCTGCTGCACCTCATCCAGGAGATTCTGGATCTGTCGAAGATCGATGCGGGACGCATGGATGTGGAAAAAACAGACTTCGATCTCGCGGCGCTGGTGCGAGAGATGGGGGCGATGTTCCAACATCCCTGTGAGGAAAAACAAATCGGTTTTCGAATCGATGCGCCTTTGCTGGACCGGGCCATGCCAGTGCATGGTGATGAAGGGAAGCTGCGTCAGGTGTTGATTAATTTGTTAGGCAATGCGGTGAAGTTTACGCATCGTGGTCGGGTGACTTTGCGCGTGACCATGCTGGATGATGAAGGCTGGCGTTTCGAGGTGGAGGATACCGGCATTGGCATCAGCCCTGAGGCGGTGAAGCGCATCTTTGAACCGTTTCTTCAGGAGGCAGGCAGTCGAGGTGGAACCGGCTTGGGGCTGGCCATTGCGAGGCGGCAGATGGAGATTTTGGGCGGTGAGATTGGGGTGCAGTCGGAGTTGGGCAAAGGGTCCTGTTTTGAGGTGCAGTTAGCACTGCCCTCGGTGGTCGGGCCTGGGGCATTGCGGACGTCAGCGCGTGAATTGGTGAGGCTGGCTCCTGGACACTTCGTCCGGGCTCTGGTGGTGGATGACATTCCCGAAAACCGGGAAGTGCTGGCTTCCATGCTCACTTTCATTGGTTGTGAGGTGGTGCTGGCAGAACATGGTCGGCAGGCGGTGGAAGTGGTGCGTGTCTCGCGTCCCCAAATCGTCTTCATGGATATTCGCATGCCTGAGGTGGATGGCTTGGAGGCCACCCGGCGCATCCTTTCGGAATTCGATAGTGAGGAGGTTAAGATCGTGGCGACTTCGGCTTCAGCCCTAGCCCATGAACGCGATCTGTGCCTGAAGGCGGGCTGCGATGACTTCGTGGCCAAACCCTTCCGTGCCGAACGAATCTACGGTTGCCTGCGGAATCTGCTCGGCGTCGAGTTTGAATACAAAGACGAGCCGCTGGCTCCAGATCTCAGTGATTCGATCGACCTGAGTCAAATCGTGCTGCCTGAAGAACTGGCGGGACGTTTGACCATGGCCGCCGAACTCCACAGCGCGACGGTGCTGAAAAGTTGTCTGGCAGAGCTGGAGCAGCTCGGAACTGCGGGGCAGCGGCTGGCACAACACTTGCGCGGCTTTCTCGCCAGCTATGACATGAAAACCATCCAAAGGGTCATTGCCCAAATCTCCGTCTCATGA
- a CDS encoding sugar phosphate isomerase/epimerase family protein, translated as MKKLLLPLLLLAASAFAAPIPESAKVGEFFAGCQAYSFRMFTVMEAIEKTAAAGGKTIEFYPKQKLSPEKKDEVFNHESSPEIIAAVKAKLAEQGITPVGYGVIKLGSDPAADRKVFEFCKTMGIGIVITEPDVNGLDGIEALVKEFDIKMAIHNHPKRPLDRSYLFWDPQYVLDLVKDRDPRMGSCADVGHWVRSGLNPVECIRLLKGRIFDSHMKDLNEFGNVKAHDLPFGTGVSNISAILAEYHTQGYPGPLHVEYEYNWETSLPEIKQCLEFVKNWKPEAK; from the coding sequence ATGAAGAAACTCCTTCTCCCTCTCCTCCTACTGGCCGCCAGTGCCTTTGCAGCCCCAATCCCCGAATCCGCCAAGGTTGGCGAGTTTTTCGCTGGTTGTCAGGCCTACAGCTTCCGCATGTTTACGGTGATGGAAGCCATTGAGAAAACCGCCGCTGCCGGAGGTAAGACCATTGAGTTCTATCCCAAGCAAAAGCTCTCCCCCGAGAAAAAGGATGAGGTCTTCAACCACGAGTCCTCTCCTGAAATCATCGCTGCTGTGAAAGCCAAGCTCGCTGAGCAAGGCATCACGCCCGTCGGTTACGGTGTCATCAAGCTCGGTAGCGACCCAGCCGCTGATCGTAAGGTGTTCGAGTTCTGCAAAACCATGGGCATCGGCATCGTCATCACCGAACCGGATGTGAACGGTCTCGATGGTATCGAAGCCCTCGTGAAAGAGTTCGACATCAAGATGGCCATCCACAACCATCCGAAGCGCCCACTGGATCGCTCCTACCTGTTCTGGGATCCTCAGTATGTGCTGGACCTCGTCAAAGATCGTGACCCCCGCATGGGCTCCTGCGCAGACGTGGGCCACTGGGTGCGCAGCGGCTTGAACCCGGTCGAATGTATCCGCCTGCTCAAAGGCCGCATCTTTGACAGCCACATGAAGGACCTGAATGAATTTGGCAACGTCAAGGCGCACGACCTGCCTTTCGGCACCGGTGTCTCCAACATTTCCGCCATCTTGGCTGAGTATCACACTCAGGGTTACCCCGGCCCTCTCCATGTGGAGTATGAATACAACTGGGAAACCAGCCTGCCCGAGATCAAGCAGTGCCTGGAGTTCGTGAAGAATTGGAAGCCAGAGGCGAAGTAA
- the dgt gene encoding dGTP triphosphohydrolase, with the protein MPANRFYNDFDIETRKPRVLHPSEYRNAFQIDRDRIIHSSAFRRLQNKTQVFLSGEYDFYRTRLTHSIEVAQIGRSICAYLMRESEHLDEESFIDPDLVECACLSHDLGHPPFGHTGERTLHRLMLPYGGFEGNAQTLRILTQTLFNEGREGMNPSRALLDGVLKYKTLQVETPDAKNHYLYNDQEGWLDFTLGQQAFPAELTPGNVRNGFRSIECQIMDWADDTAYSLNDIADGIHAGFITVTKLEKWAERQSLDDASQTHLTKLCAAIREGRVERKMNSAIGHYIKAASLVMDTTFLSPMTKRHQFRLQIDPTVQAESKLNKRIALDLVFKSPQLQQLDYKADFILTRLFEVLQRRYVDHTSDSLHLMPAAQEAEIENAPDKATRARLVCDWVASMTDSFAFRTYRRLFDADFGSITDFV; encoded by the coding sequence ATGCCCGCCAATCGCTTTTACAACGACTTCGATATCGAAACTCGCAAGCCGCGAGTCCTGCATCCGAGCGAGTATCGAAATGCCTTTCAGATTGACCGGGACCGCATCATTCACAGCAGCGCCTTCCGCCGACTCCAGAATAAGACCCAGGTCTTCCTCTCCGGCGAATATGACTTTTACCGCACTCGCCTGACTCACAGCATCGAGGTCGCTCAGATTGGGCGGTCCATCTGCGCTTACCTGATGCGCGAGAGCGAGCATCTGGATGAGGAGAGTTTCATCGACCCGGATTTGGTCGAATGTGCATGCCTGTCTCATGACCTTGGCCATCCCCCGTTTGGCCACACCGGTGAGCGCACACTGCACCGGCTGATGCTGCCTTATGGAGGCTTCGAAGGGAATGCGCAGACGCTACGCATCCTCACTCAGACCTTGTTCAATGAAGGCCGGGAAGGCATGAACCCCTCCCGTGCCCTGCTGGATGGCGTGCTGAAATACAAGACGCTCCAGGTGGAAACCCCGGACGCCAAAAATCACTACCTCTACAACGATCAAGAAGGCTGGCTGGATTTCACCCTTGGGCAACAAGCCTTCCCCGCTGAACTGACGCCTGGGAACGTCCGCAACGGCTTCCGCAGCATCGAGTGCCAAATCATGGATTGGGCGGACGACACCGCCTACTCCCTCAACGACATTGCCGATGGCATCCATGCAGGCTTCATCACTGTGACCAAGCTGGAGAAATGGGCGGAAAGGCAGTCGCTCGATGATGCGAGCCAAACCCATCTGACCAAACTCTGCGCTGCCATCCGCGAAGGACGGGTGGAGAGAAAGATGAACAGCGCCATCGGCCACTACATCAAAGCGGCCTCGCTGGTCATGGACACCACCTTCCTCAGCCCCATGACCAAGCGGCATCAATTCCGCCTGCAGATCGATCCCACCGTTCAGGCTGAGTCGAAGCTGAACAAACGCATCGCTCTCGATCTGGTCTTTAAAAGCCCTCAACTGCAGCAGCTCGATTATAAAGCCGACTTCATCCTCACCCGCTTGTTTGAAGTGCTGCAAAGACGTTATGTCGATCACACCAGCGACAGTCTGCACCTCATGCCTGCAGCTCAAGAGGCGGAGATCGAAAACGCACCGGATAAGGCGACACGCGCGCGGCTCGTGTGCGACTGGGTGGCCAGCATGACCGATAGCTTTGCTTTCCGCACCTACCGTCGCCTTTTCGATGCAGATTTCGGCTCGATTACCGATTTTGTCTGA
- a CDS encoding L,D-transpeptidase family protein, producing the protein MIFTPWFATAQIGSSVRQVIVAQASDWNSNTATLQAYQRESARASWQPVFAQPVPVLLGRAGLAWGRGVFNPPRNGVSMKVEKDWRAPAGVFQLGSLFGYASRPPSGTRWPYIQVGPWDAYVDDSKSPYYNQHVRIDPRKGVPPWFEKQRMRLGDAAYKWMLEIRHNQGPAAPGYGSAIFFHVRRGPTKPSAGCTTMAVENLEKLIRWLDPQASPHYVLLPKADYQALRGPWRLP; encoded by the coding sequence TTGATTTTTACGCCCTGGTTCGCCACGGCTCAGATTGGCAGCAGTGTGCGGCAGGTGATTGTGGCCCAGGCGTCAGATTGGAACTCGAACACGGCCACTCTTCAGGCCTATCAACGTGAGTCGGCACGCGCTTCCTGGCAGCCTGTCTTTGCACAGCCTGTTCCAGTTTTACTTGGGCGTGCGGGGTTGGCTTGGGGCAGGGGTGTTTTCAATCCTCCGCGCAACGGTGTCTCCATGAAGGTGGAGAAGGACTGGCGAGCCCCGGCCGGGGTGTTTCAGCTGGGTTCACTTTTTGGTTATGCCTCGCGGCCGCCATCTGGCACCCGTTGGCCTTACATTCAAGTGGGTCCGTGGGATGCTTATGTGGATGACTCCAAGAGCCCGTATTACAATCAGCATGTGCGTATCGATCCTCGGAAAGGGGTGCCGCCTTGGTTTGAAAAACAGAGGATGCGCTTGGGGGATGCGGCTTATAAATGGATGCTGGAGATCCGCCACAATCAGGGTCCCGCAGCTCCTGGCTACGGCAGTGCCATCTTCTTCCATGTGCGCCGAGGCCCTACAAAACCGAGTGCAGGTTGCACCACGATGGCCGTGGAAAACCTGGAGAAACTGATCCGCTGGCTGGACCCGCAAGCTTCTCCTCATTACGTGTTGCTGCCCAAGGCGGATTACCAAGCCCTGCGGGGTCCCTGGCGCTTGCCGTGA
- a CDS encoding sigma-54-dependent transcriptional regulator has translation MNRARILIADDTSASLSLLSHVLEPQGYEILAVSSGKDALKLAERAKPDLILLDVMMPGHDGYHVCRTLKAEDATRDIPVIFITSRNDTASILNGFRVGAVDYIVKPFQPEEVVTRVATHLKISGLTRELQQRNAELEAEVARRVEAEHSRDKAKQRLSTLVSREAQRWSLDGFVGESPHTKRLLADLERLRQFPKTSVLIMGESGTGKELIARAIHHHSSRAEAAFVPVNCVAVPGELLESLFFGHVKGAFTGATADRKGYFELADGGTLFLDEIGDMPAALQAKLLRVLEDGEVTPVGSTKSHHVDVRVLSATNADLSAKIMTGDFRQDLYYRLARYTVTTAPLRDRQEDMPLLAEHFLRIFSTEMGMSPPSLDASALSLLQSHSFPGNVRELKNAMERALILSGGKTIKREHLQLFDMAVPASSPTQAPTSASNRVTADSVPMDLEEAEHVLIQRALEQTGGNVTEAARLLNVNRSRIYRRMPATK, from the coding sequence ATGAATCGCGCCCGCATTCTCATCGCCGATGATACCTCGGCCAGCCTCTCCCTGCTGAGTCATGTGCTGGAGCCCCAGGGATACGAGATCCTCGCGGTTTCCAGCGGTAAAGACGCCCTCAAGCTGGCCGAACGTGCGAAGCCGGATCTCATCCTCCTGGACGTGATGATGCCGGGTCATGATGGCTATCACGTGTGTCGGACTCTGAAAGCCGAGGACGCCACCCGCGACATCCCCGTGATCTTCATCACCAGCCGCAATGACACGGCGAGCATTCTGAACGGTTTCCGCGTCGGAGCGGTGGATTACATCGTCAAACCCTTCCAGCCAGAGGAGGTGGTCACACGCGTGGCCACGCATTTGAAGATCAGCGGTCTCACTCGTGAGCTTCAGCAGCGCAATGCCGAGCTGGAAGCCGAAGTGGCGCGACGGGTGGAGGCGGAGCATTCACGGGACAAGGCCAAGCAACGTCTATCCACCCTGGTATCTCGGGAGGCTCAGCGTTGGAGCTTGGACGGTTTTGTAGGGGAAAGCCCGCATACCAAACGATTGCTGGCCGATCTGGAACGGCTGCGCCAATTTCCGAAAACCAGCGTGTTGATCATGGGGGAAAGCGGCACCGGTAAGGAATTGATTGCCCGTGCCATTCACCACCACAGCTCCAGAGCCGAAGCGGCCTTTGTTCCTGTGAATTGTGTGGCAGTGCCTGGAGAGCTGTTGGAGTCGTTGTTTTTTGGTCATGTGAAGGGGGCTTTCACCGGGGCGACGGCAGACCGGAAAGGATACTTTGAACTCGCTGATGGCGGCACCTTGTTTCTGGATGAAATCGGCGACATGCCCGCAGCGCTTCAGGCTAAACTTCTACGCGTGTTGGAGGACGGGGAGGTCACGCCGGTCGGCTCGACGAAATCACATCACGTGGATGTGCGGGTGCTCAGTGCCACCAATGCCGACCTCTCAGCCAAGATCATGACGGGAGACTTTCGACAGGATCTTTACTACCGCTTGGCACGCTACACCGTGACCACGGCTCCTCTGCGGGATCGGCAGGAGGACATGCCTTTGCTGGCCGAGCATTTCCTGCGTATTTTTTCCACCGAGATGGGCATGTCACCTCCCTCTCTGGATGCTTCTGCTCTCAGCTTGCTGCAGAGCCACAGCTTCCCCGGAAATGTGCGGGAACTGAAAAACGCGATGGAGCGGGCCCTCATCCTGAGTGGAGGCAAGACCATCAAGCGGGAGCATTTGCAGCTCTTTGACATGGCAGTTCCGGCTTCCTCGCCTACCCAGGCTCCAACCTCGGCTTCCAATCGTGTGACGGCGGACAGCGTGCCGATGGATCTGGAAGAGGCCGAACATGTCTTGATCCAGCGCGCCCTTGAGCAAACGGGCGGCAACGTGACCGAAGCCGCCCGTCTGTTGAATGTGAATCGCAGCCGGATTTACCGACGCATGCCAGCGACGAAGTGA
- a CDS encoding thiamine pyrophosphate-dependent enzyme: protein MSSATLEAPASAAPVAENKLTKKILTADHPTWCPGCGDFAVLAAFYKVLEKLQYPHEKIVCVAGIGCSSRFPYFVNSHGIHFIHGRALPLATGIALSRPDVHVFVFGGDGDGFSIGGNHLNHAARKNIRLTYVIMDNFVYGLTKKQTSPTSPQGFKSKTDPTGSIDRPINPMKQLLASGATFIARTHAAQVKHMTDTFERAIKHDGFSVVECLSECVMFYSGSFDDSTPRKGGVYDLIDETQHDVTDDVAAFKLADLPTPGKFGVFYQVQRPTKNELEQKWIDATQSKLGGLSQKDILKKRLETMR, encoded by the coding sequence ATGTCCTCTGCCACCCTGGAGGCTCCGGCTTCCGCCGCCCCTGTCGCTGAAAATAAGCTCACGAAAAAGATCCTGACAGCCGATCACCCCACGTGGTGCCCTGGCTGCGGAGATTTCGCTGTCCTGGCCGCTTTTTACAAGGTGCTGGAAAAGCTCCAGTATCCTCATGAAAAGATCGTCTGCGTGGCAGGGATCGGCTGCTCCTCGCGCTTCCCCTACTTCGTCAACAGCCACGGCATCCACTTCATCCATGGCCGTGCGCTACCACTGGCCACGGGCATTGCTCTCAGCCGCCCAGACGTGCACGTCTTTGTCTTCGGTGGAGATGGAGACGGCTTCTCCATCGGGGGAAATCACCTCAACCATGCAGCACGTAAAAACATCCGGCTGACCTATGTGATCATGGACAACTTCGTCTATGGTCTAACCAAAAAACAAACCAGCCCGACCAGCCCCCAGGGTTTCAAATCCAAAACGGACCCGACGGGTAGCATTGACCGCCCGATCAATCCCATGAAGCAACTCCTGGCCAGCGGCGCGACCTTCATCGCCCGCACCCACGCTGCGCAGGTGAAGCACATGACGGACACCTTTGAACGTGCCATCAAGCATGATGGTTTCAGCGTGGTGGAATGCCTCAGTGAGTGCGTGATGTTTTACTCCGGCTCCTTCGATGACAGCACCCCGCGCAAAGGGGGTGTTTACGACCTCATCGATGAAACCCAGCATGATGTGACCGATGACGTCGCCGCCTTCAAACTGGCAGACCTGCCCACCCCTGGGAAGTTCGGCGTTTTCTATCAAGTCCAACGCCCGACGAAAAACGAGTTGGAGCAAAAGTGGATCGATGCCACCCAGTCGAAGCTCGGAGGGCTCAGTCAGAAAGACATTTTGAAAAAGCGGTTGGAGACGATGCGCTGA
- a CDS encoding DUF2490 domain-containing protein — protein sequence MLKTATHTQENNPGLKTLFFAALSLFSLEVTAEASDNELDSNAHVWMTYVGDHPLGDGPWGLHLEGQVRRSDLVDEWQQWMVRPGLNYTLSPSLTLSAGWAYAKTYPYGDYPVAFDFPEHRAWEQITYSVKALGLEWQNRLRLEQRWIGEMERTGNDWNVENWRYENRIRYMLRTTLPLTASKKTYLAFSEEIFVNFGSNVSGNFFDQNRLFLGVGHKLSPHTRIELGFLEQTIQRRGGAIWENNHTFTVTLASNWPFKKKAKPLSLP from the coding sequence ATGCTAAAGACTGCCACCCATACCCAAGAAAATAATCCAGGGTTAAAGACTCTCTTTTTTGCTGCCCTCTCTTTGTTCTCTCTCGAAGTGACGGCCGAGGCATCGGATAATGAGTTGGATTCCAACGCTCATGTCTGGATGACCTATGTGGGAGATCACCCTCTGGGTGACGGACCGTGGGGGCTGCATTTGGAAGGACAGGTACGTCGTTCGGATCTCGTGGATGAATGGCAGCAATGGATGGTGCGTCCGGGCCTCAATTACACTTTGAGTCCATCCCTCACTCTGAGCGCAGGCTGGGCCTATGCCAAAACCTACCCATATGGAGACTACCCCGTGGCCTTCGATTTCCCCGAACATCGGGCCTGGGAGCAGATCACTTACTCCGTGAAAGCACTCGGTCTGGAGTGGCAAAACCGCCTTCGTTTGGAACAGCGCTGGATCGGCGAAATGGAGAGAACTGGCAATGACTGGAATGTGGAAAATTGGCGCTATGAAAACCGCATCCGATACATGCTCCGCACAACGCTACCCCTGACAGCGAGCAAGAAGACCTACCTCGCTTTTTCGGAGGAAATTTTCGTCAATTTTGGCTCCAATGTGAGCGGCAACTTTTTCGATCAGAATCGCCTCTTCCTCGGGGTGGGTCACAAACTCAGCCCGCATACACGCATCGAGCTCGGCTTTTTGGAGCAAACGATCCAGCGCCGGGGTGGGGCCATCTGGGAGAATAACCACACCTTCACCGTCACCCTCGCCTCCAACTGGCCCTTCAAAAAGAAAGCCAAGCCCCTGTCACTTCCCTGA
- a CDS encoding DUF6807 domain-containing protein, which yields MRLFSVGCLFVIVHAASAQLPTAKPVPRVQVLPLPHHITSFQLEGRELTACHYEPQDMRPFWYPIRASKEISLTRMGHPHDPWGHSHHNSVWISHNSVNGLDFWGDHAKQQGRIVTVQVPRDAYEDGDEFASMRMINHWIKVEDQSAQLIETRRAEVRPLDGAKSWMMILDLEFTTPKGQKAEFGATGFGLVAVRVAKNIGVHDGGGRLLNSEGQINEKAMFRLPARWVDYSGRITPEDDGFAGITLMNHPMNPENPTAFHVRDDGWMGACLSLEKPIEITEAKKLRVRYALWVHDGVPTQKQSEVQWKAFVDLPVVDLNAQASGK from the coding sequence ATGCGTCTTTTCTCTGTCGGTTGCCTATTCGTCATTGTTCATGCGGCTTCGGCCCAGCTCCCTACCGCCAAGCCCGTTCCTCGGGTGCAGGTGCTGCCTTTGCCACACCACATCACCTCCTTCCAGTTGGAGGGGCGGGAGCTGACTGCGTGTCATTATGAACCGCAGGACATGCGGCCTTTTTGGTATCCGATTCGGGCTTCCAAAGAGATCAGTCTGACACGCATGGGGCATCCGCATGATCCCTGGGGGCACAGCCATCACAACAGTGTGTGGATCTCTCATAACAGTGTGAATGGGCTCGACTTCTGGGGCGACCACGCCAAACAACAGGGCCGGATCGTGACGGTGCAGGTGCCACGCGATGCCTATGAAGATGGAGATGAATTTGCCTCCATGCGCATGATCAACCACTGGATCAAGGTGGAGGATCAATCGGCGCAACTGATCGAAACACGGCGAGCTGAGGTGCGGCCTCTGGATGGAGCGAAGAGCTGGATGATGATCTTGGATCTCGAGTTCACCACCCCCAAGGGACAGAAAGCCGAGTTCGGGGCGACTGGGTTTGGTCTTGTGGCTGTGCGAGTGGCCAAGAACATCGGCGTGCATGACGGCGGTGGTCGATTGCTCAACTCCGAGGGTCAGATCAATGAGAAGGCCATGTTTCGCCTGCCCGCCCGCTGGGTGGACTACAGCGGGCGCATCACCCCGGAGGACGATGGTTTCGCCGGCATCACGCTGATGAATCACCCGATGAATCCAGAGAATCCCACCGCTTTCCATGTGCGCGATGATGGCTGGATGGGTGCGTGTCTCAGTCTGGAGAAACCCATCGAGATCACCGAGGCCAAGAAGCTGCGGGTCCGCTATGCGCTCTGGGTGCATGATGGCGTGCCGACTCAGAAGCAGAGCGAGGTGCAGTGGAAGGCCTTCGTCGACTTACCCGTGGTGGATCTCAATGCACAAGCTTCAGGGAAGTGA